Proteins encoded by one window of Mus pahari unplaced genomic scaffold, PAHARI_EIJ_v1.1 scaffold_8854_1, whole genome shotgun sequence:
- the LOC110315747 gene encoding LOW QUALITY PROTEIN: olfactory receptor 2A12-like (The sequence of the model RefSeq protein was modified relative to this genomic sequence to represent the inferred CDS: inserted 1 base in 1 codon), whose protein sequence is MYQETYRIMDSLTASTMWMFPRHNQSWVSEFILLGFSSDPMTNSILFIVFLLIYLSSVLGNRLIIMLVCLDTQLHTPMYFFLCNLSLLDMSYVTTTMPQMLVHLLAHSQTISXCWLQMYVFGAVVITECMFFVVMVYDRYVAICYPLCYTVILNWGLCIQLAAGSWICGFFSSLLHTFFTMSLPYCGPNRVNHYLCEGPSVRSLACMDTHLIEMVDLVLSVFVVVIPISLIVVSYIHITNTILKIKSTQGCCKAFSTCASHLTMVALFYIPATYIYMRPNSSYSPERDKQISLFYNAFTSLLNPVVYSLRNKDIKKAFLKVMGYSRWAGGQGW, encoded by the exons ATGTATCAGGAAACATATAGAATAATGGATTCTCTTACAGCCTCCACCATGTGGATGTTTCCAAGACACAACCAAAGttgggtttctgagttcatccTGCTTGGCTTCTCCAGTGACCCCATGACCAATAGCATCCTCTTCATTGTCTTCCTTCTAATCTACCTGAGCTCAGTCCTAGGCAACAGGCTCATCATCATGCTGGTCTGCCTGGACACACAGCTGcacactcccatgtacttcttcctctgtaACCTCTCCCTGTTGGATATGAGCTATGTCACCACCACCATGCCCCAGATGTTGGTGCATCTTCTTGCTCACTCTCAGACCATCT TTTGCTGGCTGCAGATGTATGTGTTTGGTGCTGTGGTTATAACTGAGTGCATGTTTTTTGTTGTCATGGTTTATGACCGGTATGTGGCCATTTGTTATCCACTGTGCTATACTGTCATCCTCAACTGGGGTCTCTGCATACAATTGGCAGCAGGGTCTTGGATCTGtggtttcttttcatctttattgcACACTTTCTTCACTATGAGTCTGCCATATTGTGGGCCCAACAGGGTCAACCACTACTTGTGTGAAGGTCCTTCAGTGCGTAGCCTGGCTTGCATGGATACTCACCTCATTGAGATGGTGGATCTGGTTTTGAGTGTTTTTGTGGTTGTGATTCCAATTTCCCTCATTGTGGTCTCCTACATTCATATTACCAACACAATTCTCAAGATCAAGTCTACTCAGGGGTGCTGCAAAGCTTTCTCCACCTGTGCTTCCCACCTGACTATGGTTGCACTCTTCTATATTCCTGCCACTTACATCTACATGAGGCCCAACTCCAGCTACTCCCCTGAGCGAGACAAGCAGATCTCACTCTTTTACAATGCTTTTACATCCTTGCTCAACCCTGTGGTCTACAGTCTGAGAAACAAGGATATCAAGAAGGCATTTCTCAAAGTGATGGGTTATAGCAGGTGGGCTGGAGGACAAGGATGGTGA